In Streptomyces ambofaciens ATCC 23877, a single genomic region encodes these proteins:
- a CDS encoding DUF4157 domain-containing protein, with the protein MRSRSEQSDGETLGARQKASAPAPAPRPLTSAEVTSLQRLADPGVVARDAGPDQHVHGSGCGHDGAEAVDPATQSALLASAISSPSQPLPGALRAEADSFYRNDFSSARIHDNHVAQRATEALGAQAMTVGAHVFLGPGMAGNKEVMGHELGHVDKNLRGIRETGNDNGAGVSVTDPGQDSERTAKADGAAFAAGARTAPSAGAGPLETTPAGAVQRSADGAAIARTRLLQGTAGNNAVARLLGPGTAPVQRAGKGDKKKTPRQTAKEIDEAVKDKWDKAYGGGRHGQGPDQVRRRYARSMEDDATSQTLSHQAFLVYDAIAGVQEEQGARDDREREVQGMLINNRLLFASNYNESMDALKGFTTNGTEDGYANMVATHQSTAGRERGMAGPDAQEYSDRVNRADLKTQAVMAGQRGGEDDATAEALRKRHGKPVALVDVSHPQLHTLLTSEQFEGSVFLLTFKEEKGLLHAEQKLLLALRRSGIKPKEVRGEHAIMGRYRGCLCCTAALAYYRNKAGFGNLDFDPNPGFYYWESLENLYRHQAHVVSDPDFKDYMLHLASQMPATPALSRMQPPPDAYDNNGPESVVDAGLAARRNYRTPSLSDIEMDHDESGQPVFSSHNRKQDIAGTEAGTARVGRGSDQIKSRLRADRIITDPEHRRQIQNTWLSGTSEEKKTLFKYWEETARASRPELAEIISEVDGERSMEGIKSAIYRYVKDRTGHEARDGREAGAPVTRRPDKGKYAEKKPDSGKKKSSKPSRKSMNKDSSGWATIKSVMAADDDFYSEWRRREKGKEKSHIEPRSMPDALAQTVAALSNEYTVSSMARMLHMAERSLTRLVNTVEAANVPDGQASGPTYDEDVPMSGTGSGDGDAPGAGYPRTPSATGSAYTYAIADVGTSTGTAQYRDFPGYTRQVDRIGQVTYVDDETGSVSIWDETTQRMVVIREPVQDSGMDWSYS; encoded by the coding sequence ATGCGGTCGCGGTCGGAGCAGTCGGACGGGGAAACGCTCGGCGCTCGGCAGAAGGCCTCCGCCCCGGCCCCCGCACCCCGTCCGCTCACCTCCGCGGAAGTGACCTCGCTCCAGCGCCTGGCGGATCCCGGCGTCGTCGCCCGTGACGCCGGGCCGGACCAGCATGTCCACGGCTCCGGCTGCGGTCACGACGGTGCCGAGGCCGTCGACCCCGCCACCCAGAGCGCGCTGCTGGCGTCCGCCATCTCCTCGCCGAGCCAGCCGCTGCCCGGTGCGCTGCGCGCCGAGGCGGACTCCTTCTACCGCAACGACTTCTCCAGCGCCCGTATCCACGACAACCACGTGGCGCAGCGCGCGACCGAGGCTCTGGGCGCACAGGCGATGACGGTGGGGGCGCATGTCTTCCTGGGGCCGGGCATGGCCGGCAACAAGGAGGTCATGGGTCACGAACTGGGCCACGTCGACAAGAACCTGAGGGGCATCCGGGAGACCGGCAACGACAACGGTGCCGGCGTCAGCGTGACCGACCCCGGACAGGACTCCGAGCGGACGGCGAAGGCCGACGGCGCGGCGTTCGCGGCGGGTGCCCGCACGGCTCCGTCGGCCGGCGCAGGTCCCCTCGAAACCACACCGGCCGGGGCGGTCCAGCGATCGGCCGACGGGGCCGCCATAGCTCGGACGCGCTTGCTGCAGGGCACGGCAGGCAACAACGCCGTCGCACGCCTTCTCGGTCCGGGTACGGCTCCCGTACAGCGCGCGGGCAAGGGCGACAAGAAGAAGACTCCCCGGCAGACGGCGAAGGAGATCGACGAGGCCGTCAAGGACAAGTGGGACAAGGCCTACGGCGGCGGACGGCACGGCCAGGGACCCGACCAGGTCCGGCGACGGTACGCGCGTTCCATGGAGGACGACGCGACCTCCCAGACCCTGTCTCACCAGGCCTTCCTGGTATACGACGCCATCGCGGGGGTCCAGGAGGAGCAGGGCGCCCGGGACGACCGGGAGCGCGAGGTCCAGGGCATGCTGATCAACAACCGGCTGCTCTTCGCCTCGAACTACAACGAGTCGATGGATGCGCTCAAGGGCTTCACGACCAACGGCACCGAAGACGGCTACGCGAATATGGTGGCCACGCACCAGAGCACGGCCGGCCGGGAGCGCGGGATGGCGGGACCGGACGCCCAGGAGTACTCGGACCGGGTGAACCGGGCCGACCTCAAGACTCAAGCGGTCATGGCGGGGCAGCGAGGCGGAGAGGACGACGCCACGGCCGAAGCGCTGCGCAAGCGCCACGGCAAGCCCGTGGCCCTCGTGGACGTCAGTCATCCGCAGCTGCACACGCTGCTCACCAGTGAGCAGTTCGAGGGCTCGGTCTTCCTGCTCACCTTCAAGGAGGAGAAGGGGCTGCTGCACGCCGAACAGAAGCTGCTGCTGGCCCTGCGCCGGTCCGGGATCAAACCCAAGGAAGTCCGCGGCGAACACGCCATCATGGGCCGGTACCGAGGCTGCCTCTGCTGCACCGCGGCCCTGGCGTACTACCGGAACAAGGCCGGCTTCGGGAACCTCGACTTCGACCCGAACCCCGGCTTCTACTACTGGGAATCGCTCGAGAACCTCTACCGGCACCAGGCGCACGTCGTCAGCGACCCCGATTTCAAGGACTACATGCTGCACCTGGCGTCGCAGATGCCGGCCACGCCCGCCCTGTCGCGCATGCAGCCGCCCCCGGACGCCTACGACAACAACGGCCCGGAGAGCGTCGTGGACGCCGGGCTCGCCGCACGGCGGAACTACCGGACCCCGTCGCTCAGCGACATCGAGATGGACCACGACGAGAGTGGTCAACCGGTCTTCTCCTCCCACAACCGTAAGCAGGACATCGCGGGGACCGAGGCGGGCACCGCCCGTGTCGGCCGGGGGTCGGATCAGATCAAGTCGAGGCTGCGCGCCGATCGGATCATCACCGACCCCGAACACCGGCGGCAGATCCAGAACACCTGGCTCAGCGGAACGTCGGAGGAGAAGAAGACCCTCTTCAAGTACTGGGAGGAAACGGCGAGAGCAAGCCGTCCGGAGCTTGCCGAGATCATCAGCGAGGTGGACGGCGAACGGTCCATGGAGGGCATCAAGTCCGCCATCTACCGGTACGTGAAGGACCGGACCGGCCATGAGGCCCGCGACGGCCGTGAGGCCGGAGCGCCCGTCACCCGCAGGCCGGACAAGGGCAAGTACGCCGAGAAGAAGCCGGACTCGGGCAAGAAGAAGTCGTCCAAGCCCAGCCGCAAGTCGATGAACAAGGATTCCTCCGGCTGGGCCACGATCAAGTCGGTGATGGCGGCCGACGACGACTTCTACTCCGAGTGGCGCCGCAGGGAGAAGGGCAAGGAGAAGTCGCACATCGAGCCCAGGAGCATGCCCGACGCCCTGGCCCAGACGGTGGCCGCACTCAGCAACGAGTACACCGTGTCGTCGATGGCGCGGATGCTGCACATGGCAGAACGGTCCCTCACCCGTCTCGTCAACACTGTGGAAGCGGCCAACGTGCCGGACGGCCAGGCATCCGGGCCGACGTACGACGAGGACGTGCCGATGTCCGGGACGGGCAGCGGCGACGGCGACGCTCCGGGGGCCGGCTACCCCAGGACCCCGTCCGCCACGGGCAGTGCCTACACCTACGCGATCGCGGACGTGGGAACGTCCACCGGAACCGCCCAGTACCGCGACTTCCCGGGCTACACCCGGCAGGTCGACCGCATCGGGCAGGTGACCTACGTCGACGACGAAACCGGCTCCGTCAGCATCTGGGACGAGACCACCCAGCGCATGGTCGTGATCAGGGAACCAGTCCAGGACAGCGGCATGGACTGGAGCTACTCCTGA
- a CDS encoding response regulator transcription factor has protein sequence MDSERKPVRVVIVDDEQLVRMALRLVIDGEPDLTVVGEAADGDAAITVVDEQRPDVVLMDVRMPGRDGLSAARELLTRPAPPRVLMLTTFDSDDLVLGALRAGALGFVLKDTRPAQILDAVRAVADGVPALSPAATARVIAAATGPQSAHARGSSREAARKRLSALTERERETARAIADGLGNPEIAQRLRISVATVKAHTGSLFAKLEVENRVQIALLVRDAEE, from the coding sequence GTGGACAGCGAGCGGAAGCCGGTGCGTGTCGTCATCGTCGACGACGAACAGCTGGTACGCATGGCGCTGCGGCTCGTCATCGACGGCGAACCGGACCTGACCGTCGTCGGGGAGGCGGCCGACGGAGACGCCGCGATCACCGTGGTGGACGAGCAGCGGCCGGACGTCGTACTGATGGACGTGCGTATGCCCGGCCGTGACGGTCTCAGTGCGGCCCGGGAACTCCTCACCCGGCCGGCGCCGCCGCGGGTGCTCATGCTGACCACCTTCGACTCCGACGATCTGGTGCTCGGCGCACTGCGCGCCGGAGCCCTCGGGTTCGTCCTCAAGGACACCCGGCCGGCGCAGATCCTCGACGCGGTGCGGGCCGTCGCGGACGGCGTCCCCGCGCTGTCTCCGGCAGCCACGGCACGGGTGATCGCCGCAGCCACCGGACCGCAGTCCGCTCACGCTCGCGGCTCCTCCCGCGAGGCCGCACGGAAACGGCTTTCCGCGTTGACCGAACGAGAACGCGAGACCGCTCGGGCCATCGCGGACGGACTGGGCAACCCGGAGATCGCTCAGCGGCTGCGCATCAGCGTCGCGACCGTCAAGGCGCACACAGGCAGCCTGTTCGCCAAGCTGGAGGTCGAGAACCGGGTGCAAATCGCCCTCCTGGTCCGCGACGCGGAAGAATGA
- a CDS encoding ANTAR domain-containing protein, whose protein sequence is MIDGSQGMSHTLPASPYTDGPGEDAPAASAGALEIRNRQLARAAVQPAQRILAHRYRLAGPSEAFELLKQTSQRFNIKLHTLADAVLRVAEPDAGAGQWFPRRARFAAPALPGLALQGAGSEGHAVVLRAALRRVLHVTETDMGNVQLAEHGVLRLEKHTGLNRHFTDFFASSSTESDKSGQTETTPAVASTTGWLPSRETRKAQPNSSQGRQ, encoded by the coding sequence GTGATCGACGGAAGCCAGGGGATGTCCCATACCTTGCCGGCCAGTCCCTACACGGACGGCCCTGGTGAGGACGCACCCGCCGCTTCGGCGGGTGCACTTGAGATCCGCAACCGGCAGCTGGCGCGGGCCGCGGTCCAACCGGCGCAACGAATCCTGGCCCACCGTTACCGTCTAGCCGGCCCCTCCGAGGCGTTCGAACTGCTGAAGCAGACGTCTCAGCGCTTCAATATCAAACTGCACACGCTCGCTGATGCCGTGCTGCGTGTCGCCGAGCCGGACGCCGGTGCTGGTCAGTGGTTTCCGCGCCGGGCCCGCTTCGCCGCCCCCGCGCTGCCGGGTCTGGCGCTGCAAGGGGCGGGGTCCGAAGGCCACGCAGTGGTTCTTCGGGCGGCGCTGCGGCGGGTCCTGCATGTCACCGAAACCGATATGGGCAACGTCCAGCTCGCCGAGCACGGGGTGCTGCGGTTGGAGAAGCACACTGGCCTGAACCGACATTTCACCGACTTCTTCGCCTCTTCAAGCACAGAGTCCGACAAGTCAGGCCAGACCGAAACGACCCCAGCTGTCGCCTCAACAACCGGCTGGCTGCCATCGCGCGAGACCAGGAAAGCGCAGCCCAATAGTTCACAGGGTCGACAATGA
- a CDS encoding alpha/beta hydrolase: protein MHRTLSLAIAATAVAVTAIPGGPVAATPDSVQWGPCSERATPQKAALPPLECSTLKVPLDYRDPDGRQIEIAISRLASKVPSQRRGVLLTSPGGPGITGLGYPAVLAGSGLPQEVLDSYDLIGFDPRGVGRSTPVTCDLTPEQQARGNVPPYAHTAADVAREAPNARAVAEQCATSRTAWMLPHTTTANTARDMDRIRAALGEPRLSYLGASYGSYLGAVYTTMFPKRSDRIVLDSNLGPGGYDVTAMRLLARGMEDRFPDFAAFAAARPEYGLGATPERVKAKFFDLAERLETEPVQGFDATWFRGVTFDRLYSDADMPLVARVWQALDAGQAPPATPAFPNMENFMAARFSVICGDNRWPQTVRQYQRNVAVDRLKYPMLGGATAGIGPCAFWPDERVEPPVRIGHRGPSNVLMVQNERDPGTPLAGAQKLRRAFGKRATLVTADQGGHGVYPFGPSACANDAATAFLTTGRRPSQDLACAAEPSK from the coding sequence ATGCACCGAACCTTGTCCCTCGCCATCGCCGCGACCGCGGTGGCGGTGACCGCGATTCCAGGTGGGCCGGTGGCGGCGACGCCGGACTCCGTGCAGTGGGGCCCGTGCTCGGAGAGGGCCACCCCGCAGAAGGCCGCGTTACCCCCTCTGGAGTGTTCGACGCTCAAGGTCCCGCTGGACTACCGGGATCCGGACGGCCGGCAGATCGAGATCGCTATCTCCCGGCTCGCGAGCAAGGTACCTTCACAGCGCCGCGGCGTACTGCTGACCAGTCCGGGCGGCCCGGGTATCACGGGACTGGGCTACCCGGCCGTTCTCGCCGGCTCAGGGCTGCCGCAGGAGGTGCTGGACTCCTACGACCTGATCGGCTTCGACCCGCGTGGCGTCGGCCGCAGCACACCGGTGACCTGCGATCTGACGCCGGAACAGCAGGCGCGCGGCAACGTCCCACCGTACGCGCACACCGCGGCTGATGTGGCGCGCGAGGCGCCGAACGCGCGGGCCGTCGCCGAGCAGTGCGCCACCTCACGGACGGCGTGGATGCTGCCGCACACCACCACCGCGAACACCGCGCGCGACATGGACCGGATCCGGGCGGCGCTGGGTGAGCCGCGGCTCTCGTACCTCGGTGCTTCCTACGGAAGCTACCTCGGCGCGGTGTACACGACGATGTTCCCGAAGCGCAGCGACCGCATTGTGCTCGACAGCAACCTGGGCCCCGGTGGCTACGATGTCACGGCCATGCGGTTGCTGGCCCGTGGAATGGAGGACCGGTTCCCGGACTTCGCGGCGTTCGCGGCCGCGCGTCCCGAGTACGGTCTGGGCGCCACGCCGGAGCGGGTGAAGGCGAAGTTCTTCGACCTCGCGGAGCGGCTGGAGACGGAACCGGTCCAGGGTTTCGACGCGACGTGGTTCCGCGGGGTCACGTTCGACCGTCTCTACAGCGATGCGGACATGCCCCTGGTGGCCAGGGTCTGGCAGGCCCTCGACGCGGGCCAGGCGCCGCCGGCGACCCCGGCGTTTCCAAACATGGAGAACTTCATGGCCGCCCGCTTCTCGGTGATATGCGGTGACAACCGCTGGCCCCAGACGGTCCGGCAGTATCAGCGCAACGTCGCGGTCGACCGGCTCAAGTACCCCATGCTGGGCGGGGCCACGGCCGGCATCGGACCGTGCGCCTTCTGGCCGGACGAGCGGGTCGAGCCGCCGGTGCGCATCGGTCATCGGGGCCCGTCGAACGTGCTCATGGTGCAGAACGAGCGTGACCCGGGGACACCGCTGGCCGGCGCCCAGAAGCTGCGGCGGGCGTTCGGGAAGCGAGCCACGCTGGTGACGGCCGACCAGGGCGGACACGGTGTCTATCCGTTCGGGCCCAGCGCGTGCGCGAACGACGCGGCGACCGCGTTCCTGACCACTGGCCGGCGCCCGTCCCAGGACCTCGCCTGCGCAGCGGAACCCAGCAAGTAA
- a CDS encoding sensor histidine kinase produces MNTDVVPPLGGWQQTWRLAAAAAVGTSTWLSIGVLLHEQGAKTGSWYLIGDPLVALCCLTALVWRRRFPLTVATTVAVASPASALATGAALLALASVSIRRRPVEIGVVGLAYVTASQFAVGLYPVQSPPGSLWFQLAFPALTAGIATAVGMAIGARRAEVRSLRERAESAEREQTARAAQARALERNRIAREMHDVLAHRISLVAMQAGVLNHRSDLTAEENRVLVRGIADGSHQALEELRDVLGVLRADPGRLEPPQPSLDRIPELAADARASGLDVTFTTTVAGEPPDVAGRTCYRIVQEGLTNAAKHAPGAHVHITLEGRAGDKLNVSVRNSPAAARNAQPPASGFGLLGLTERIDLAGGELSHHPTPDDGYLLTAQLPWPDPTHEKRT; encoded by the coding sequence GTGAATACGGACGTCGTGCCACCGCTCGGGGGGTGGCAGCAGACCTGGCGGCTGGCGGCAGCCGCGGCAGTGGGCACATCGACCTGGCTCTCCATCGGCGTGCTGCTGCACGAGCAGGGGGCCAAAACGGGCTCCTGGTACCTCATCGGTGATCCACTGGTGGCACTCTGCTGCCTGACGGCGCTCGTGTGGCGACGGCGGTTCCCGCTCACCGTCGCCACGACGGTCGCGGTCGCCTCACCCGCGTCGGCACTCGCCACCGGCGCTGCGCTTCTGGCGCTGGCCTCGGTCTCCATCCGCCGCCGTCCGGTGGAGATCGGGGTCGTCGGGCTGGCCTACGTGACCGCGTCGCAGTTCGCTGTCGGGCTCTACCCGGTCCAGAGCCCGCCCGGCTCGTTGTGGTTCCAGCTCGCGTTCCCGGCACTGACCGCGGGCATCGCGACGGCCGTGGGCATGGCCATCGGCGCGCGGCGTGCCGAAGTGCGCTCCCTGCGGGAGCGGGCGGAGAGCGCGGAACGGGAACAGACGGCCCGAGCGGCGCAGGCACGGGCCCTGGAACGCAACCGGATCGCCCGCGAGATGCACGACGTGCTCGCGCACCGGATCTCCCTGGTCGCCATGCAGGCCGGAGTGCTGAACCACCGCAGCGACCTCACCGCAGAGGAGAACCGCGTGCTGGTCCGCGGCATCGCCGACGGCTCCCACCAAGCCCTGGAAGAGCTACGGGACGTCCTCGGAGTGCTCCGGGCCGATCCGGGCCGCCTGGAACCACCCCAGCCCTCCCTCGACCGCATCCCCGAACTGGCAGCCGACGCCCGCGCCTCCGGACTGGACGTCACGTTCACCACAACCGTGGCGGGAGAACCACCCGACGTCGCCGGACGAACCTGCTACCGGATCGTCCAGGAAGGACTCACCAACGCCGCCAAACACGCCCCAGGCGCACACGTACACATCACCCTCGAAGGGAGAGCAGGAGACAAACTCAACGTCAGCGTCCGCAACTCCCCGGCGGCCGCGAGGAACGCACAGCCACCGGCTTCGGGATTCGGCCTGCTCGGCCTCACCGAACGGATCGACCTCGCCGGCGGCGAACTCAGTCACCACCCCACCCCCGACGACGGATACCTCCTCACCGCACAACTGCCCTGGCCGGACCCCACCCACGAGAAGAGGACCTGA
- a CDS encoding EF-hand domain-containing protein, translated as MSDKARSLFEALDLDGDGLLIREEVIVALRRKGPSLAAMGVIPSWGVQDADASSALFDAADQNGDAALTFEEFTAVVDRRFGWS; from the coding sequence ATGAGTGACAAGGCCCGGAGCCTCTTCGAGGCTCTCGACCTGGACGGCGACGGGCTGCTGATCCGTGAAGAGGTGATCGTCGCCCTGCGGAGGAAGGGACCGTCGCTGGCCGCCATGGGCGTCATCCCGTCCTGGGGGGTACAGGACGCCGACGCGTCCTCCGCTCTGTTCGACGCCGCCGACCAGAACGGCGACGCGGCACTCACCTTCGAGGAGTTCACGGCGGTGGTGGACCGCCGGTTCGGCTGGAGCTGA
- a CDS encoding NAD(P)/FAD-dependent oxidoreductase, whose product MKHRIVVLGAGYAGAFAAGNLARRLSPADIEITVVNAVPDFVERMRLHQLAIGQDLTFRKLADVFAGTGVRLRLARVTGVDPQSRTVTVAGEEGDGELAYDTLLYTLGSSVAHHGVPGVAEYAFDVTGWSSALRLRERLAGLGAGGTVLVVGEGLTGIETATEFAESRPDVSVALAARGELGAWLSPKARRHLRQAFDRLGITVHEHTGIEAVEPTRAIAADATSIPADVTVWSAGFAVHPIAAASGLEVAETGQIVVDRTMRSVSHPNVYAAGDCAYAIGESGRPLPMSCASAGFTNMQATGAIIARLTGGEVPTTGLKYHGNHISLGRQDAIFQMVDGDVRPKSWYLGGRTAARLKSGVLRAAGWGIAHPTFGMPKRRRRLVTEPDQAGVRAAA is encoded by the coding sequence ATGAAGCACCGCATCGTCGTACTCGGCGCCGGATACGCCGGGGCCTTCGCCGCCGGAAACCTGGCCCGTCGGCTTTCCCCCGCCGACATCGAGATCACCGTCGTCAACGCCGTGCCCGACTTCGTTGAGCGGATGCGGCTCCACCAGCTGGCGATCGGCCAGGACCTCACCTTCCGCAAGCTTGCCGACGTATTCGCCGGCACCGGTGTGCGGCTGCGCTTGGCGCGCGTCACCGGCGTCGACCCTCAGAGCAGGACCGTCACCGTGGCAGGGGAGGAGGGCGACGGCGAGCTCGCGTACGACACGCTTCTCTACACGCTCGGCAGCTCCGTAGCCCACCATGGCGTCCCCGGCGTGGCCGAGTACGCCTTCGATGTGACCGGCTGGTCCTCGGCGCTGCGTCTGCGTGAGCGCCTGGCCGGCTTGGGCGCGGGCGGCACCGTGCTGGTCGTCGGTGAGGGGCTCACCGGCATCGAGACCGCCACCGAGTTCGCCGAGTCCCGGCCCGACGTCTCGGTCGCCCTAGCCGCCCGCGGCGAGCTGGGCGCTTGGCTCTCTCCGAAGGCCCGCCGCCATCTACGCCAAGCCTTCGATCGGCTCGGCATCACCGTCCACGAGCACACCGGCATCGAAGCCGTCGAGCCGACACGGGCGATCGCCGCCGACGCTACGTCCATCCCGGCCGACGTGACCGTGTGGTCGGCCGGGTTCGCCGTGCACCCCATTGCGGCCGCCAGCGGCCTGGAGGTCGCCGAGACCGGCCAGATCGTCGTCGACCGCACCATGCGCTCGGTCTCCCACCCGAACGTCTACGCCGCCGGTGACTGCGCCTACGCGATCGGCGAGAGCGGCCGGCCGCTGCCGATGTCCTGCGCCTCGGCCGGCTTCACCAACATGCAGGCGACCGGCGCGATCATCGCGCGCCTGACGGGCGGCGAGGTCCCGACCACCGGACTGAAGTACCACGGCAACCACATCAGCCTCGGGCGGCAGGACGCGATCTTCCAGATGGTGGACGGGGACGTCCGGCCGAAGTCCTGGTACCTGGGTGGCCGGACCGCCGCGCGGCTCAAGTCGGGTGTGCTCAGGGCGGCCGGGTGGGGCATCGCCCACCCCACGTTCGGCATGCCGAAGCGCAGGCGACGCCTGGTCACCGAGCCTGACCAGGCCGGTGTGAGGGCCGCCGCATAG
- a CDS encoding dienelactone hydrolase family protein produces the protein MTTTITTRTVEYPADGLTMTGHLALPAGVDRRPAVLLGPEGTGLSDVERRRADALAELGYVALAFDLHGGRYLSDPEEMLARCMPLLADPDRMRSIGHAALDVLRAEPRTDPDRIAAVGYGTGGAIALELGRDGVNLRAIGTVNATTTGRPGEAARIRCPVWAGVGSEDPIMPPAQRNAFTAEMQAAGVDWRLTVYGGALHAFHHPPVDHPTVPGVGYHPQHAQRAWRDVVGLLAECLPVTDDLEA, from the coding sequence ATGACGACGACGATTACGACGCGTACGGTCGAGTACCCGGCCGACGGTCTGACGATGACCGGGCACCTCGCGCTTCCTGCCGGTGTCGACCGCCGGCCCGCCGTGCTGCTCGGACCGGAGGGCACGGGGCTCAGTGACGTCGAGCGGCGCCGGGCCGATGCTCTCGCCGAACTGGGATACGTAGCGCTGGCCTTCGACCTTCACGGCGGACGCTATTTGAGCGACCCCGAGGAGATGCTGGCCCGTTGCATGCCATTGCTCGCTGATCCCGACCGGATGCGGAGCATCGGCCATGCTGCGCTCGACGTGTTGCGCGCCGAACCGCGGACCGACCCCGACCGTATCGCCGCCGTCGGTTACGGCACCGGGGGCGCCATCGCGCTGGAGCTCGGACGCGACGGCGTCAACCTGCGCGCGATCGGCACAGTCAACGCAACGACCACGGGCCGACCGGGCGAGGCGGCACGTATTCGCTGCCCGGTGTGGGCCGGGGTCGGGTCGGAAGACCCGATCATGCCGCCCGCGCAACGCAACGCGTTCACCGCTGAGATGCAGGCAGCAGGCGTCGACTGGCGCCTCACGGTCTACGGCGGCGCCTTGCACGCCTTCCACCACCCGCCGGTCGACCACCCCACGGTCCCCGGCGTCGGCTACCACCCGCAGCACGCGCAGCGCGCCTGGCGCGACGTCGTCGGCCTGCTCGCCGAGTGCCTGCCCGTGACGGACGATCTGGAGGCATGA